From one Salinibacterium hongtaonis genomic stretch:
- a CDS encoding TadE/TadG family type IV pilus assembly protein, whose amino-acid sequence MATGAHGRWACLGADRGSAPAEFVMVSALLTLLTLSVMQLALVLHVRNTVQDAAAEGARYAALADNSLAEGVERTESLITAAVGPAYARNVTVASTTYLGHPAAVVTVSAPLPLIGLIGPDTVLEVRGHAALETLD is encoded by the coding sequence GTGGCAACCGGTGCCCATGGTCGATGGGCGTGCCTCGGCGCTGACCGGGGCTCTGCTCCGGCTGAGTTTGTCATGGTGAGCGCGCTTCTCACCCTTCTCACTCTGTCCGTCATGCAATTGGCGTTGGTTCTCCATGTTCGTAACACCGTTCAGGATGCTGCGGCCGAGGGAGCGCGCTATGCGGCACTAGCAGACAACTCGCTTGCGGAGGGGGTTGAGCGCACCGAGTCGCTCATCACCGCCGCCGTCGGCCCGGCATATGCAAGAAACGTGACCGTGGCCTCAACGACCTACCTGGGCCATCCGGCCGCAGTCGTCACGGTGAGCGCGCCGTTGCCGCTGATCGGGCTCATCGGGCCGGATACCGTTCTGGAGGTGAGGGGCCATGCGGCGCTGGAAACGCTGGATTGA